From Mycobacterium lacus, one genomic window encodes:
- a CDS encoding thioredoxin family protein: MTTRDLTAANFLETINGNEIVLVYVWSTFCPACLEFTPTYEDSSTKHPDIVHGKVDFEIEKELVTAAKVRFMPVLMAFKNGALVFKQGGIARPAVLEELIRQLRVYDIDSAAVGGGTHA; encoded by the coding sequence ATGACGACGCGCGATCTCACGGCAGCGAATTTCCTGGAGACCATCAACGGCAATGAGATTGTGCTCGTTTATGTTTGGTCGACTTTCTGCCCGGCATGCCTCGAGTTCACACCGACGTACGAGGACTCGTCCACCAAGCACCCCGACATCGTGCACGGAAAGGTCGACTTCGAGATCGAGAAGGAGCTGGTGACCGCCGCCAAGGTCCGGTTCATGCCGGTGCTGATGGCGTTCAAGAATGGCGCGCTGGTGTTCAAGCAAGGCGGCATCGCCCGACCCGCGGTCTTGGAGGAGCTGATCCGCCAGCTTAGGGTCTACGACATCGATTCCGCTGCGGTTGGCGGGGGCACCCACGCCTGA
- a CDS encoding WXG100 family type VII secretion target produces the protein MTINYQFGDVDAHGATIRAQAASLEAQHQAIVRDVLAAGDFWGGAGSVACQEFITGLGRNFQVIYEQANAHGQKIQAAGSNMASTDSAVGSGWA, from the coding sequence ATGACGATTAATTACCAGTTTGGTGATGTGGATGCCCATGGGGCCACGATTCGGGCTCAGGCGGCGTCGTTGGAGGCGCAGCATCAGGCGATCGTGCGTGATGTGTTGGCGGCCGGGGATTTCTGGGGTGGTGCCGGGTCGGTGGCCTGCCAGGAGTTCATCACCGGGTTGGGCCGTAATTTCCAGGTGATCTACGAGCAGGCCAATGCTCATGGGCAGAAGATACAAGCCGCAGGCAGCAACATGGCCAGCACCGATTCCGCGGTCGGGTCCGGCTGGGCCTAG
- a CDS encoding WXG100 family type VII secretion target — protein MAARFMTDPHAMRAMAGRFEVHAQTVEDEARRMWASSQNISGAGWSGLAQATSLDTMSQMNQAFRNIVNMLHGVRDGLIRDANNYEQQEQASQQVLSS, from the coding sequence GTGGCTGCTCGGTTTATGACCGATCCGCACGCGATGCGGGCGATGGCTGGCCGGTTTGAGGTGCATGCGCAGACGGTTGAGGATGAGGCGCGGCGGATGTGGGCGTCGTCGCAGAACATTTCGGGTGCCGGCTGGAGTGGGCTGGCGCAGGCGACGTCGTTGGACACGATGAGCCAGATGAATCAGGCGTTTCGCAACATTGTGAACATGCTGCATGGGGTGCGGGACGGGTTGATCCGCGACGCGAATAACTATGAGCAGCAAGAGCAGGCTTCGCAGCAGGTCTTGAGCAGCTGA
- a CDS encoding alpha/beta fold hydrolase, with protein MTEYPTPTAWRGEERARQRLHETVVTVPDGGRFRVTRVGDGGSGRGVPVVMVPGMFDNRRLYLWPGGGGLAEMLADNGFDAWIVERRGTGGVALSDGARAGWQELVRVDLPAVQELVAAETGCPAFWVGHSFGGVALARAAAETMQQTQIAGLVLINSAVDIPLLANPIVTATVRARRWGGVFPARRLRLGPEDEPVAALEDAISWGAAERARGQLSAALSAVDLPLLVFTAPRDVIAPAARCDRLARPFASTDRRVQAAARRHGFARNHTHETPLLHPVATTDVFPFLRDWLATRAGQLTPPTPDTADAAQRHRLHYTVELAAPAQQIFEVLGHRWSTLWPVRQRRVRDGVDPAEPDGLRSVRAQRVFGIWPIQEEIVTYRPPRLIEYRTVRGPIRNHLGRIELTAGRDGGTRLDYLIAFDTPPWMPGRLLAAALDTTWRHWSLPRLRRHMTEIR; from the coding sequence ATGACGGAATATCCCACCCCCACCGCGTGGAGGGGCGAAGAGCGCGCGCGCCAGCGCCTGCACGAGACGGTGGTGACCGTCCCGGACGGAGGGCGCTTCCGTGTCACGCGGGTCGGCGACGGCGGCTCGGGTCGCGGGGTGCCGGTCGTCATGGTTCCCGGGATGTTCGATAACCGCCGGCTGTATCTGTGGCCCGGCGGGGGCGGGCTGGCCGAGATGTTGGCCGACAACGGTTTCGATGCCTGGATCGTCGAGCGGCGCGGAACCGGCGGGGTGGCACTGTCGGACGGGGCCCGCGCGGGCTGGCAGGAGCTGGTCCGGGTCGACCTGCCCGCAGTCCAGGAGCTTGTCGCGGCAGAGACGGGCTGCCCGGCGTTTTGGGTCGGGCATTCCTTCGGCGGTGTGGCCCTCGCCCGCGCAGCCGCCGAGACCATGCAGCAAACGCAGATCGCGGGGCTGGTGCTCATCAACTCCGCCGTCGATATCCCATTGCTGGCCAATCCGATCGTCACCGCGACGGTGCGGGCTCGCAGGTGGGGTGGTGTGTTCCCGGCGCGGCGGTTGCGGCTCGGCCCGGAAGACGAGCCGGTCGCCGCCCTCGAAGACGCGATCTCCTGGGGCGCCGCGGAGCGCGCCCGGGGCCAGCTATCGGCCGCGCTCAGTGCGGTCGACTTGCCGCTCCTCGTATTCACCGCTCCCCGCGACGTCATCGCCCCCGCCGCCCGATGCGACCGGCTCGCCCGGCCGTTCGCCAGCACCGACCGGCGGGTACAGGCGGCCGCGCGCCGCCACGGATTCGCACGCAACCACACGCACGAGACACCGCTGCTGCATCCCGTCGCCACCACGGACGTGTTTCCCTTTCTGCGTGACTGGCTCGCCACCCGGGCCGGCCAGCTCACACCGCCAACCCCCGACACGGCCGACGCGGCGCAGCGTCATCGGCTGCACTACACCGTCGAACTCGCGGCACCAGCCCAGCAAATCTTCGAGGTCCTCGGCCACCGCTGGTCGACGCTGTGGCCGGTGCGCCAGCGGCGCGTGCGCGACGGCGTCGACCCCGCCGAACCCGACGGTCTGCGCTCGGTCCGGGCGCAGCGCGTGTTCGGGATCTGGCCTATCCAAGAAGAAATCGTCACCTACCGACCACCGCGCCTGATCGAATACCGCACCGTCCGCGGCCCAATCCGCAATCACCTCGGCCGCATCGAACTCACCGCCGGCCGCGACGGCGGGACGCGGCTGGACTATCTCATCGCCTTCGACACCCCACCCTGGATGCCCGGCCGCCTGCTGGCCGCAGCGCTGGATACGACATGGCGGCACTGGAGCCTTCCCCGGCTGCGGCGCCACATGACCGAGATCCGATGA
- a CDS encoding PPE family protein, which produces MMDFAWLPPEINSALIFGGAGSRPLHVAAAGWDGLATDLAASASSFDSVISGLTSGPVGSWAGPASVAMAAAAAPYVGWLRAAASQAALAAGQARAAATAFETALVATVHPAAVTANRVSLVSLIATNFLGQNTPAIAATEFEYIEMWAQDVAAMLGYQATMTSVASLLTPFSAPPSGLTGLATQVASMAQTAAPQVLSAVQSLPVGTAVDAAQKMASPLGMAMSPLMSMLTSGMRTGATSGTGLAGGAAAEGAAKFVGGAGNPAIKGLGGGAGLGAASAGLGQARMVGSMSVPPTWQGSMPKAMASSAMSGLGAMNPAAMAQAAGAGGMPMMPMPMGMGGAGAGMPAGMMGRGGANPHVVQARPSVIPRTGVG; this is translated from the coding sequence ATGATGGATTTTGCGTGGTTGCCGCCGGAGATCAATTCGGCGTTGATATTTGGTGGTGCAGGGTCGCGCCCGTTGCACGTGGCTGCGGCCGGGTGGGATGGCCTGGCAACGGATTTGGCGGCGTCGGCGTCGTCATTCGATTCGGTGATCTCGGGCCTAACCAGCGGGCCGGTCGGGTCGTGGGCGGGTCCGGCATCGGTCGCGATGGCGGCGGCGGCGGCGCCGTATGTGGGTTGGTTGAGGGCGGCGGCGTCGCAGGCGGCGTTGGCGGCCGGTCAGGCCCGGGCGGCGGCGACGGCGTTTGAGACGGCGTTGGTGGCCACGGTGCATCCGGCGGCGGTGACGGCGAATCGGGTGTCGTTGGTGTCGTTGATCGCGACGAATTTCCTGGGTCAGAACACGCCGGCCATTGCGGCCACGGAGTTCGAGTACATCGAGATGTGGGCTCAGGATGTGGCCGCGATGCTGGGGTATCAGGCCACCATGACCTCGGTGGCGTCGTTGCTGACGCCGTTCAGTGCGCCGCCGAGTGGTTTGACGGGGTTGGCAACCCAGGTTGCCTCGATGGCGCAAACGGCCGCCCCGCAGGTCTTGTCGGCGGTGCAGTCGTTGCCGGTGGGGACGGCGGTGGACGCGGCGCAGAAGATGGCGAGTCCGCTGGGCATGGCGATGTCTCCGTTGATGAGTATGTTGACCAGCGGCATGCGGACCGGGGCGACCAGCGGCACCGGGTTGGCCGGCGGCGCGGCGGCGGAGGGCGCCGCCAAGTTCGTGGGTGGGGCCGGCAATCCGGCGATCAAGGGGTTGGGCGGCGGGGCCGGGTTGGGTGCGGCGTCGGCGGGTCTTGGGCAGGCGCGGATGGTGGGGTCGATGTCGGTGCCGCCGACCTGGCAGGGGTCGATGCCCAAGGCGATGGCGTCGTCGGCGATGTCGGGGTTGGGTGCGATGAATCCCGCGGCGATGGCGCAGGCGGCCGGTGCTGGCGGGATGCCGATGATGCCGATGCCGATGGGCATGGGTGGGGCCGGTGCCGGGATGCCCGCGGGGATGATGGGCCGCGGTGGGGCCAATCCGCATGTCGTGCAGGCGCGGCCCAGCGTGATTCCGCGAACCGGGGTCGGATAG